Proteins found in one Sphaeramia orbicularis chromosome 8, fSphaOr1.1, whole genome shotgun sequence genomic segment:
- the LOC115423696 gene encoding H-2 class II histocompatibility antigen, A-D beta chain-like, whose product MELTVRYFYNKKLVMLYNSTTGNYTGFTENGIHVAHLCQNDPYRQIKKNFEKDMMCKHNLQAVKDSSHITIAPTVKVTRVMHPSVLLCSAYDFYPKQIRVTWLRNGQEVVSFTEAIPDGDWYYQIHSYLEYTPTPGETISCVVEHASLREPLIQVWDSSPPKSQRIRDGVGTFFLVVGLVCMSVGFIYYKRKSAAPLTLCRGREMVPVEVIPVAGAL is encoded by the exons ATGGAGTTAACTGTCAGATATTTCTATAACAAGAAATTAGTGATGCTGTACAACAGCACAACTGGCAACTACACAGGATTTACAGAGAATGGAATTCACGTGGCACATCTCTGTCAGAACGATCCctacagacaaataaaaaaaaatttcgaaAAGGACATGATGTGCAAACACAACCTACAAGCAGTGAAAGACTCAA GCCACATAACAATTGCACCCACTGTCAAAGTGACTCGAGTGATGCACCCTTCAGTGCTTCTGTGCAGCGCTTAcgatttctatccaaaacaaatcaGAGTCACATGGCTGCGGAATGGACAGGAAGTCGTTTCTTTCACTGAAGCGATACCTGATGGGGATTGGTACTACCAGATTCATTCCTATCTGGAGTATACCCCAACTCCTGGAGAAACCATAAGCTGTGTGGTAGAACATGCCAGCCTCCGTGAACCTCTGATTCAGGTCTGGG ACTCTTCTCCTCCCAAGTCACAAAGGATTAGAGATGGTGTGGGAACATTTTTCCTGGTCGTTGGTTTAGTCTGTATGAGCGTTGGATTTATCTACTACAAGAGGAAGTCTGCAGCACCTTTGACACTTTGTCGAG GGCGGGAAATGGTTCCTGTTGAGGTCATTCCTGTGGCTGGAGCCCTGTAG
- the LOC115423693 gene encoding H-2 class II histocompatibility antigen, A-U alpha chain-like isoform X1: MNKGMRKYTCNSTTTPHKHLFNKMTMFNAITLTLLGAICTSAQGSHKLCHTTSCFKSSGQVIVTFDGDELYHADFKKEEIVWESRVPTSFHFVHAYQYAVYVRHMCKHFLKIWKGKKSAPTTAEVPELIVHSRNDVIEQIENTLICFINHFFPPVIKTKWTKNGIEVETEDSFQAFILNPDGTFHLFSTLSFIAKDGDIYGCTVEHEALTEPKTEFFEVHSNQTDNHSFVYCGICLTVGFLGIAVGTFFAVKGNKYQTS; the protein is encoded by the exons ATGAACAAAGGTATGAGGAAGTACACATGCAACTCAACCACAACCCCACACAAACATTTATTCAACAAGATGACTATGTTCAACGCAATTACACTTACTCTCTTAGGAGCAATTTGCACCTCTGCACAAG gAAGTCATAAGCTGTGTCACACTACATCGTGTTTTAAATCAAGCGGTCAAGTTATTGTCACGTTTGATGGTGATGAACTCTACCATGCAGActttaaaaaagaagaaattgtTTGGGAAAGCAGAGTCCctacttcttttcattttgttcatgccTACCAGTATGCAGTCTATGTGAGACACATGTGTAAACACTTCCTTAAAATATGGAAAGGCAAAAAATCAGCTCCTACAACTGCAG AAGTACCTGAACTCATCGTCCACTCTAGAAATGATGTGATAGAACAGATAGAAAATACTCTCATCTGCTTCATCAACCATTTCTTCCCTCCGGTCATCAAAACAAAGTGGACCAAGAATGGAATAGAAGTAGAAACAGAAGATTCCTTTCAGGCATTTATTCTCAACCCAGATGGCACCTTTCATTTGTTTTCCACACTGAGTTTTATTGCAAAAGACGGTGACATATATGGCTGCACTGTGGAACATGAAGCACTGACGGAACCTAAGACCGAGTTTTTTG AGGTCCACTCCAATCAAACAGATAATCATTCATTTGTCTATTGTGGAATATGCCTGACTGTTGGATTTCTGGGAATTGCTGTGGGAACTTTTTTTGCTGTTAAAGGAAACAAGTACCAGACAAGCTAG
- the LOC115423693 gene encoding H-2 class II histocompatibility antigen, A-U alpha chain-like isoform X2, with amino-acid sequence MTMFNAIALTLLGAICISAQGSHKLCHTTSCFKSSGQVIVTFDGDELYHADFKKEEIVWESRVPTSFHFVHAYQYAVYVRHMCKHFLKIWKGKKSAPTTAEVPELIVHSRNDVIEQIENTLICFINHFFPPVIKTKWTKNGIEVETEDSFQAFILNPDGTFHLFSTLSFIAKDGDIYGCTVEHEALTEPKTEFFEVHSNQTDNHSFVYCGICLTVGFLGIAVGTFFAVKGNKYQTS; translated from the exons gAAGTCATAAGCTGTGTCACACTACATCGTGTTTTAAATCAAGCGGTCAAGTTATTGTCACGTTTGATGGTGATGAACTCTACCATGCAGActttaaaaaagaagaaattgtTTGGGAAAGCAGAGTCCctacttcttttcattttgttcatgccTACCAGTATGCAGTCTATGTGAGACACATGTGTAAACACTTCCTTAAAATATGGAAAGGCAAAAAATCAGCTCCTACAACTGCAG AAGTACCTGAACTCATCGTCCACTCTAGAAATGATGTGATAGAACAGATAGAAAATACTCTCATCTGCTTCATCAACCATTTCTTCCCTCCGGTCATCAAAACAAAGTGGACCAAGAATGGAATAGAAGTAGAAACAGAAGATTCCTTTCAGGCATTTATTCTCAACCCAGATGGCACCTTTCATTTGTTTTCCACACTGAGTTTTATTGCAAAAGACGGTGACATATATGGCTGCACTGTGGAACATGAAGCACTGACGGAACCTAAGACCGAGTTTTTTG AGGTCCACTCCAATCAAACAGATAATCATTCATTTGTCTATTGTGGAATATGCCTGACTGTTGGATTTCTGGGAATTGCTGTGGGAACTTTTTTTGCTGTTAAAGGAAACAAGTACCAGACAAGCTAG